The sequence AGGATGGATATAAGAAAATCGCCTGCGGTAGATGTAGATGAGAAAAAATTTTTTAGAATAGTTAAAGCTGCATTTTCCAGTAGAAGGAAGACACTTCTAAACGCCCTGCATGGTGGGGATATTTTGAAGGATAAAGCTATGTTAAAAAGTATTATAGAGGAATGCGGTGTAGATCCTGAAGTACGTGGTGAAAACTTAAGTATAGAGGATTTTGCACGCTTATCGCGAAAGCTTGCCCCCATAATGTTCTAAAAATTAGAAGTATGCATATATATTTACCAGTAGTCGGCATACCTTATTTAAAAGGAGGGGGTTGGTATGCTTTTGAGGAGATTTTTCGTGACATTAAAGCCGGACGATGACAAGTATTCTATAGAAGGCGAAAAACCAGACGGTTTTTTTAAGTTTGAAAGGTTTGGCAACAGATGTAGGGTTACTATAAATGTGACAGGCCTGAAGCAGCCGGAGGATTTTTCATATAAAGGCATGCTTATTGGTTTTAAAAACAATGAGCCCGTGATGTTTGATATGGGTGTATTGAAAATTGATGATATGGGTAGGTGCATTTCTCAATGGCTTTTTGATCCTGAAAATATCGAGGGGAAAGGTATCAGATTGGAAGATCTGAAGGTTTGCGCAGTTGTGGTGGATAATCTCAATGGACAATTGATTACACCGCTGGTAGGACTTTTAGATGGTGATTATGCTGATTGGAAAAAAATGATTAAGCACGACAAAAATATAAGCATTGACGAGTCCAAATCTTCAGAGAATCTTGTGCCAGAATTACCAAATATAGATATAGGAGAAGATAGCGATAGCCAGTTAGAGCAAAAGTTAGAGCAAAATGGTGCATATGTTGAAAATTTGGATCATGATGAAGGTGAATCAGGATATGATCATGCAGAACCGCAAGAAGATAAGGAAGACAAAACAGATCAAAGTTCTGAAAAAAATATATCTGAGCAAAATAATATATCTGAAAAAAATATAGGTGAAAGTGAAGCAGAAAATCTTATTGGATTGCTGGAGTTAAAAGATCAAGGTGTGCCTGGTGAGAGCCAGTATGTACGAAATTTGAAGAAATATATTGGAGATATAATAGGACATTTGCAAGAAGTACAGCCTTTTGAAGAAAAAATGGAAGGTTATAAATGGTGGAAGATTGAAAACGGGTATGCATTTAATAAAGATCATTACTTGATGGGGTTGGTTTTTGAGCAAAACAAAGTAAAGTATATAGTTTATGCTATGCCGGGTAAATTTAATATGTTTGATCAGCCTTATGGAGGTCTTACTGGCTTTGTTTGCTGGAGGCCTGCTAGAGGTCAGCAATTCGAATATGATGCTGATGGTTATTGGCTTATGCATATAGATGCGCTGACAGGGCAAATTGTGATGCCCTTGAAGCCTACTCCGCCACCCTTGTTTAAAGGATATGATTGATCTGGTACCATCCAGGTCTTTTTTGTTGCTTTAAAGGGTTAAATGGTGGTAAAATAATTGTGGTGATGATATATGAGAATAGATGTTATAGGATTAGGGCCAGGCAGTGACGGTTTAATAACAAGGCAGACAGAAAATATTTTAAGAGGGGCTGACGAAATATATTTGAGGACTAAAATACATCCTTCTGTTAAGTGGTTGGATGAAAATGGCATAAAGTATCAATCTTTTGACTATATATACGAGGAAAGCAGATCTTTTGATGAGGTATATATTAAAATAGCTGAATTCCTTATCGGAAGGGTATTGGAAGGGGGAAAGGTGGTATATGCTGTACCAGGACATCCCCTTATCGCAGAAAGATCCGTTGATAACCTGATGCGGTTGGCACAGGAGAAAGGAATTGATGTTTTTGTATATTCAGCTGTTAGCTTTATTGATGCTGTATTAGCATCTATTAAATACGATCCAATAAATGGGCTAAAAATCCTGGATGGGCTTTCTTTAGATCGGCAGGTGCCTGATCGCGCTTGCGGGAATATAATAACACAGGTATATGACAATCTGGTTGCATCAGAAATTAAGTTAAAGCTTATGAAAATATATCAGCCAGAGCAAGATATCGTGTTTATACGATCAGCAGGCATACCCCATGAGGAAGTTGTTCGAAAGATCAAATTGTATCAGCTTGACATGCAAAAGGACATAGATCACTTAACGTGTGTATACATACCGCCAGCATCCAATTCAACCTATGATTTTGGAGATCTGATAAAAATAATGGAAAAATTAAGGAGTGATAGCGGATGCCCGTGGGATAAGGAACAGACTCACGAAACCCTCAGACAGTATCTTATTGAGGAATGTTATGAGGTTATAGAAGCTATTAATAAAAAAGATCCGGCTAAGCTACAGGAAGAATTGGGAGATGTTCTGTTCCAGGTGGTTTTTCATTCAAGGATAGCTGAAGAAAGTGGTTTGTTTAACATAAACGACGTCATCGACGGAGTGTGTAGCAAGATGATATTGAGGCATCCCCATATTTTTTCTAACATAAAGGTAAAAAGTACCGATGAGGTTTTAAATAACTGGGATGCCATAAAAAAAGACGAAAAAGGATATACTTCTATTACTGAGGTGTTGAGGGACATACCTAAAGAACTGCCTGCTCTTATGAGAAGTTATAAGGTACAGCATAAAGCTGCAAAGGTGGGATTTGATTGGGATGATGTAGATAAGGCTTTGGACAAGCTTTATGAAGAAATTGAGGAATTAAAAGAGGTATATAAATCTGGAAACAGGGAAAAAATCCAAGAAGAGATGGGCGATGTTCTGTTCGCATGTGTAAATGTGTCAAGGTTTTTAAAAGTTGAACCGGAACTAGCCCTTGCCAGTACTATAGAGAAGTTCATAGAAAGATTTAGTTATATTGAAACCAAAGCTGTAGAAATGGGCAAGATGATGCAGGATATGAGCTTATCTGAAATGGATGAACTGTGGAATGAAGCCAAGACGAATAATTTTCACAAGAATAATGAAAAATAGCTTTAAAAAGCAGGATTTTGCGATTTTTTGAAGAATATATTAAAATGCAACATATTATAAAAACAAAAATGGAAATGGGAGGTTTTAAGGTGAATAAGGCTGATATTGTTTCAAGCATGGCAGAAAAAAGTGGACTTACTAAAAAAGATGCCGAAAAAGCATTGGATGCTTTTATAGAATCGGTTATAGAAACTCTTGAGAAAGGGGATAAAGTTCAGCTGGTTGGCTTTGGGACTTTTGAGGTGAGGGAAAGAGCCGAGAGAAAAGGCATAAATCCCCAGACGAAAGAAGAAATTATTATACCTGCTTCTAAAGCTCCTGTATTTAAAGCAGGTAAATTGCTTAAGGAAAGAGTAAAATAAAAAATCGGGTCGCGTGACCTGATTTTTTTATATAATTTTAATTTAAGTAGGTGATAGTATGAGACTGGACAAATACTTAAAGGTTTCAAGGTTGATAAAACGCAGAACAGTAGCAAAAGAGGCCTGTGATGAGGGGCGCGTTTTGGTAAATGGTAAGATAGCGAAAGCAGGCACAGAAGTAAAGGTAGGAGATGTAATAGAGATTCAACTTGGTTCTCGAACAGTTAAAGCAATGGTAACACAGTTACATGAACACGCATTGAAAGAGGATGCTGCAGAGATGTATAAACTATTATAATGTCATAACTTTTATATGCCCTGCATATATTTTATATAAAGGGTTAAGAGGGTGATGCATATGGATGCGTCTCATAATATATTTATAGAGAACAGAGAAAAAGCAAAAATAAGCGGGGTCATAGAAGTTATGAGCTTTAACGAAGATAACATAAATCTTTCTACAAACCTTGGGGGATTGATCATAAAAGGTAAGGATTTACACATAAACAAGCTTAACCTAGACGATGGGGAACTTATCATCGAAGGCACTATATTAAGCCTCACTTACACCAGCAAAGAAGATATGAAAGGCCGTGGAAAGGGCCTTTTAAGTAAAATGTTTAAATAATAATATGCCTCCTTACTTTGCTTTAAGGGGGTTTTTCTATTACTTTTGGCGTGGTGGAGTGATGATATGGATTCGGCTATAAGTAATCAAGTATTAGTTTTTTTAATATGTATGTATGGAGGTATTTTCTTAGGGCTTTTTTATGATATTTACAGGATATTCAGGAGAATATTTAGACCTAAAAAAAAGGCTACGTATATTGAAGATGCGCTTTTTTGGTTAATTTGTTCGTTATTTGTGTTTTCAGTGATATTTCTTGCCAATTACGCGGAATTAAGGTTTTATACTTTCCTGGGATTTATATCGGGCTTTTATATTTACATGAAATTATTCAGTTTTGTGTTTATAAGAATTACCATAAAGACACTCAGATGTATAAAAAGAAGTATGGTTGGCCTCTTTAGCTTTATATCATCTCCATTTTTGCTTGCATATAATATAGTGGCAAGGCAAATTAACGGTGTTAAAAATTTATTAAATTTCAGAAAAAAATGAAGGGATTTTAGTAGTTGCGTCGAATATCAATATTAGATAATGCATTAATCCAAGGAAAGGATTGTTTTAGGTGAGGTTGAAGGTGAATAAAAGGAAACTGGTGATTTTTGCTATTACAGTTTATACTTCTGTGACACTTATTCAGCAACAATATACCATAATTCGATTGCATAAAGAGCAGAGAGATTTAAATAAGCGAATCGAAATGGCTAAGAAAGAAAATGAAAGGCTTCAAAAGGAAATAAAATATTCAAAAACATTAGATTTTGTAAGAAAGATCGCCAGTGATGAATTGGGCTTGGTAAAAAAAGGCCAAACCGTCTATGTGGATATTAATGGAAAATAGATTTTTATAAAAAGTTAAATCAGAGCCTCTGATGTGCTTGCATTTGGGACAAATCATTGATACAATAAAATTGTATTAAAGAATTAAAAGGAGGAATCTTTTATTTATGCCAGTTGAGGTAGGCAAAGTGGTCGACGGAACCGTGCTAAATATAACAAGCTTCGGGGCATTTGTCCAGTTACCAGAAGGGGAAACTGGATTAGTACACATATCAGAAGTCGCAGATAAATACGTGAAAGATGTGAGAGATTATTTAAAAGAAAAGGATAAGGTAAAAGTTAAAATTTTGTCGGTTAGCCCTGATGGTAAAATTAGCTTGTCAATTAAAAAGGCGAATGCGGAGCTTAAAAAATCGTCTAGACCATTGGACTTAGAATGGAATCGTAACAAATCGTCCAGCAACATGTCTTTTGAGGATAGGCTTGCTAAGTTTTTAAAGGATAGCGATGAAAGACAGCAGCAGCTTAAAAAGAACCTGGATACCAGAAGAAGGTCTGGGGGAGGATATAATAGAGGAAAAACCAATAAAATGATCGAAAAGTGATTGATCTTTATGTAATGATAGTCGAGGTGACCGATGAGATTTGGTTGTATTGATATAGGGACGAATTCGGTAAGGCTGTTAATAGCTGATGCCGATAAAAATGGTATAACTAAAATTTATAAAGGTATAAAGACGACTAGATTAGGTACTGGTGTAGATATCACCAGTACCTTGAAAATAGATGCTATATGCAGAACCGTAGATGCCGTTACAAATTTTGTAGATATAGCAAGGTCTTTTCACTGTGATAAAATTATTGCAATAGGGACCAGCGCGGTAAGGGATGCTTTAAATAAGGAAGTGTTGTTACAAGAAATATATCAGAAAACGGGCGTAAGAGTTGATGTGATATCTGGAAAAAAGGAAGCAGAATTGGCTTTTAAAGGAGTAGCCGGTGGCATAAAAAGTTGTGAAGGGAAGAGTATTTTAATTGTAGATATTGGCGGTGGCAGTACAGAATTTACATATGGGGAAAAGAACAAAATAAAGGAGAGGTATAGCCTAAACATAGGTGCTGTGAGGTTAACGGAAAGGTATTTAAATGAGAGCTTATATGATAAAAGTCATATGCAAAAATTGAGTGAAGATATAGAAATGAATTTGATGTTATTGCATCGCTTAAAAGAGATTATTTTGAGTAGGGGTAAAAGAATTGTGGCGGTCGGTGTAGGTGGCACAATAACGTCGCTGGCAGCGATAGATCAAAACCTGGATGTTTACGATTCTGAAAAAGTTCACAGCTACGTCTTGACATATCATAGAGTATATAGTATACTAAATGTGTTGTCTGGGATGAGCAGTGATGAAAGAAAGCGGGTAAAAGGTCTGATGCCTGAAAGAGCGGATATTATTGTAGCAGGCGTTATGATCCTTACAAAAGTAATGGAGTATTTTGAGCTAGAAGAAATTTCAGTCAGCGAATGGGACAATTTAGAAGGTCTGATTTTCGAAAATATTCCTTGACAAAGTGGTTGCGTTGATATATAATATATATCGTCGCTGAGGTTTGCCGGAGTGGCGGAACTGGCAGACGCACAGGACTTAAAATCCTGGGGGTCCTAAAAGACTCGTACCGGTTCGATTCCGGTCTCCGGCACCAGGTGGTGTAAAACATCGCGGGGTGGAGCAGCAGGTAGCTCGTCGGGCTCATAACCCGAAGGTCGTAGGTTCAAATCCTACCCCCGCAACTAAATTTTAATTATGATTTTTAAAAATTAATAATAAAATAGGGCGGCGTAGCTCAGTTGGCTAGAGCATGCGGTTCATACCCGCAGTGTCGGTGGTTCGACTCCACTCGCCGCTATTATATGTGTGCAATATGTAAACCGAATCGTCTATCGAGAGCCTGAAGACAACTTCAGCTCTATTGGTATAGACGATTATTTTATTTATATAAAAAACAATCAGGTGAATTTGCTTTATTTTTTTTCTTAGGATATAATATTTTTGCTGTAAAAATATCGATGATAAAGGGGTGTATAAGAGTATGCGATATTTGTTACGACTTGTGCGATATGCCAGACCTTATTGGAAATATCTCATTATAGCTGTAATAAGTACGTTTTCCATAACTGGTTTGAACCTTATAGGTCCCTGGTTAATAAGGGATCTTATTGGAGTAGTAACTAATCTTAATCGCTACACCAATGCCAAGGAACTCATTGTAAGACTTTCAATAATACTGACACTAACTTATATAGCCAGAACTGTATTTCAGTTTTTAAGCAGCTATTTGTCTCATTATGGAGCGTGGCAGTTGGTGGCCTATATGAGGGTGTTAGTATATGAGAAACTACAAAAGCTTTCATTGAGGTATTACCATGACAAGCAGACAGGGCAGTTGATGTCAAGAGTAATAAATGATACTGCTACCTTTGAGATGCTGATAGCTCATGCCTTACCAGATCTCTTTACTAATGCCCTGATACTTCTGGGTGTAACTATAATACTGTTTATCATGAATCCTATTCTGGCATTTTTATCGCTGGTGCCCATCCCTTTTTTGGTTTATGGGGGAGCAGTATTTACCAAGCGCATACTGCCCTCATTCAGGTTTGCCCAACGGGCTTTAGCTGATTTAAATGCTGATCTGCAAGATAATCTGTCGGGGATAAGAGAAATACAGGCTTTTAACCAACAGGAGCGCGAGATAGGAAAAATAAAAAATAGGGCGTATGAGCATGCAACGGCACTAATAGGTGCATTAAAGCTTAGCGCTATATTTCATCCAGTGTTGAATTTTTTCAGCTCAATAGGGACTGTTATAGTGGTGTCTCTGGGAGGTATAATGGCCATAAAGGGCAAACTACCGGTAGAGGATATAGTTGGCTTCATATTATATTTAAGTATGTTTTATCAGCCTATAACAGCATTGGGCCAGGTTCTAGAAAACCTTCAACAGGCATTGGCTGGTGCAGAAAGGGTATTTGAGGTCCTGGATACAGAACCTGATGTAAAAGAGAAGGAACATGCAATTGACTTAAAAAATATAAAAGGTAAAATAACCTTTGAACATGTGAATTTTTCTTACAATAATGAAAAACCAGTATTAGAAGACATATCTTTTACTATAAACCCGGGGCAAATGGTTGCTTTTGTAGGTCCTACCGGTGTAGGTAAAACCACTATAATGAGCCTTATAAATCGCTTCTACGATGTGGATTCAGGGTCGATAAAGATAGACGATATAGATATCAGGGAAGTATCTTTGAGGTCTTTAAGGAATAATATAAGCATGGTGCTGCAGGATGTCTTTTTGTTTAATGGAACGATTGCTGAAAACATAGCTTACGGTAATGAAAAGGCCACTATGGATGATATCATAAATGCCGCAAAAATAGCATGTGCTCATGACTTTATAATGCAGATGCCTGATGGTTATAATACCTATATAGGAGAAAGAGGTATAAAACTTTCTGGAGGACAAAAGCAAAGGATTTCTATAGCCAGGGCAGTGTTAAAAAATTCGCCTATTCTCATACTGGATGAGGCTACATCTTCAGTTGATGCAGAAACCGAAAGAGAGATACAAAATGCTATAAATAATCTGGCAGGCAGCAGAACTATCCTGATAATAGCTCATCGCCTGTCCACGGTAAAAAAAGCCGACAATATAATAGTCCTAAAAGATGGTCGCATTGTGGAACAGGGGAAACATGAGGACTTAATAAAGCGAAAAGGGTTGTATCACTATCTGTGCTCTATGCAGTTCTTGACTCAAGAGGAAAATATAAAATTAGCATAACTTATTGATATTAAAAAATGCATATTTTTTTACAATTATAAAAAAGAGGAGTGGCTGTATTGGAAAAGTACCTTATTTTGATGCATCCATACCATAACCAGGTTTACTACAATACATCTAAAAAATTAGCTTTGTTAGAATTTGAGGCTGCAGCTTATCGAATGTCTAGGACATGTGAAAATATAGCCCTAGAAAATATACACGGCATAGATTATGTAACTTTTAACGTTGATTCCTTACCTTCACAAGATCTTAAATTGATATCCAGGCTGTCTTTTGTATATGCTCTTTTTAAACAGGAGGAATATGGCGGCAAGACATGTTTAGTTCCCATGACTAAAGATTACGGGCAATATCTTGAGGATGATATCGTGAACATTTTGAAATACTCAGGTAAGACCAATGAATATTTCACAAAGCTCATGATAAATCTGGCAGTATTTGCTAGCGATTTTTATGGTCAAGATCGTATAAATCTGCTAGATCCTGTATGCGGTAAGGGTACCTCGCTTTTTCAAGGATTGATTTTTGGTTATAATGTTTCAGGAGTAGAAATAGATAAAAAGCTTGTAGACCAGGGGTTGGCATTTTTGATTAAGTATCTGGAAAACAAGCGATTTAAGCACAAAGTATCAAAGTCAAAGATGTCTTCGGAAGGGACTAAAATATGCGATATAACTTGTATAAATCTGGCAAAAACTAAGGAAGAGTATAAAAACAATAATATGCTTGAAGTAAACATGGTGCGTGGAGATACGGTAAATACCGATAAATACTTTAAAAAGAATTATTTTCATGTGATTGTTGCTGACTTGCCTTACGGTATTCAACACGGGAGCAATACTGGCACAGGTAGTTTTACGCGCAATCCAGAACTTTTGCTGCAAAAAGCTTTGCCTGCATGGACCAGTGTACTGAAAAAGGGAGGCAGTTTGGTATTGTCATGGAATACTTTTTTGCTAAAACGTCAGAACCTCCACCAACTTTTAGAGCAAGCTGGTCTGGCGGTATTAGAGAAAGAGACCTATAACCAGTTCGAACATCGTGTAGATCAGGCGATTATGCGTGATATAATAGTAGCTAGAAAAAACTGAAAAATATATTTTTTATGAAAGGAGTGAATGACAATAATATATTGGAATCAAGAATATAAGGATGTGGAGGAGTATTTAAAGACGGATATCATCAAGGGCCTTAGCAACGAAGAAGCTCAGAAGCGCTTACGCGAATACGGTTATAATCAACTTAAAGAACAAAATAAGAAATCTCTTTTTTTGATGTTTCTCGATCAATTTAAAGATTTTATGGTGCTCATATTGTTAGCGGCAACAATCATCTCGTTATTATTAGGTGAGGTAACAGATGCTGTAATTATGATAGTTGTAGTAGTATTAAATGGGATTTTGGGTATGTTGCAGGAAAACAGGGCTGAAAAGTCTCTGGAAGCATTGAAAAAATTGACTTCACCAACGGCTAGGGTCATTCGAAGCGGAAGAGTTGTCGACATTCCCACAAGCCAGCTTGTACCGGGAGATATAGTGTATTTAGAAGCGGGTAATTTTGTTCCTGCGGATGGCAGGCTTTTTGAGGCAACTAATTTAAGGATCGATGAATCAGCATTGACTGGGGAATCGGTACCTGTAGATAAGGATATAAAGGCGTTAAAAGCCGAAGAGCTTCCATTAGGAGATAGGATAAATATGGCTTATATGGGCACTGTGGTAGCTTATGGTAGAGGTCGTATGATTGTGACAGATACCGGGATGAATACAGAAATGGGTAAGATCGCTGAATTTATTGATAGCCAGGATACAGCCGCTACGCCACTTCAAAGGCGGCTTGAAGAATTGGGAAAATACCTTGGAGTTGGGGTTCTTTTAATCTGTTTTATCATTTTTATAACAGGTATTTTGAGTAGACGGCCTGTCTTTGACATGTTTATGACAGCTGTGAGCCTGGCTGTTGCTGCTATTCCGGAAGGACTACCTGCTATAGTTACGATTACCCTGGCAATAGGCGTTCAAAAGATGATAAAGAAGAAAGCTATTATAAGAAAATTACCTGCGGTAGAGACGCTTGGAAGCGCCAGTGTTATATGTACAGATAAAACCGGTACATTAACACAAAATCGCATGACGGTAATGAAATTATATACAAATGATAAAGTTTATAGCGATATAAATGCCATATTTAAATCTGAAGGCAGCACAGATAATGAAGTGAAGTTCTTATTAGAATGTGCAGCCCTTTGCACAGATGCTTTTATAGATGAGGATGGAAGGGAAATTGGGGATCCTACCGAAGTGGCTATTGTCATGGCTGCTAAATCGGCTGGTATAAGAAAACAGGATATAGAAGAGGCAAAACCGCGAGTTGACGAGGTGCCTTTTGATTCTGACCGAAAAATGATGACGACAGTACATAGAGATGAAAAAGGATACAAGGTGATAACGAAGGGTGCACCTGATAATGTAATTGATAGGTGTACAAGTTTATATTTGAATGGCGATATATTGCCGTTGGACGATAGTATTAAAGAGAAGATAAAAGCGGTTAATGAAGAAATGGCAAAAGGTGCGTTGAGAGTATTGGCTGTTGCATATAAAGATTTGGATGATATTGGATCACATGGCGAATTTGAATGTGATCTTACGTTTATAGGTTTGATAGGCATGATCGATCCTCCCAGGGAAGAAGTAAAAGAATCTGTGAGGTTGTGTAAAAAAGCAGGGATTAAGCCTGTTATGATTACAGGTGACCACTTGGTCACAGCCGTAGCAATCGGAAAAGAATTGGGCATATACAAGGCAGGGGATGAGGCTGTGACAGGTGTTCAATTAAACGAATTAACAGATGAAGAATTGGATAAACAGGTTAAGGATATTTCGGTTTATGCAAGGGTTTCACCAGAGCATAAAGTAAGGATAGTAAAAGCCTGGCAGAATAATGGAGCTGTTGTTGCTATGACAGGTGATGGGGTAAATGATGCTCCTGCTCTTAAACAGGCTGATATAGGAGCTGCCATGGGGATGACAGGTACTGATGTGGCAAAGGGTGCCGCAGACATGATATTAACAGATGACAATTTTGCAACCATTGTTTCTGCAGTTCAAGAAGGCCGGACCATTTACGAAAATATACGTAAATCAATACACTTTCTTTTATCATGCAATGTAGGTGAAATTGTAGTGATTTTTGTGGCAGTTATGCTTGGCATGCCTATGCCGCTAAAACCTATTCACATTTTATGGATAAACCTTTTAACAGATAGCTTTCCGGCCCTTGCTTTAGGCGTTGAACCGCCAGCACCTGATGTTATGGATAAAAAACCCAGGCCAAAGGGAGAGAGCATATTCGCACACGGCTTATGGTGGAAAATTACATTGCAGGGCATTTTGATAGGCCTTTTGACCTTGGTTGCTTTTAGACTTGGATTAATGAAGAAGAATCTTATAACAGCGAGGACGATGGCTTTTTCTACACTTGTTTTAACCCAGCTATT is a genomic window of Caldanaerobius fijiensis DSM 17918 containing:
- the yabP gene encoding sporulation protein YabP, which translates into the protein MDASHNIFIENREKAKISGVIEVMSFNEDNINLSTNLGGLIIKGKDLHINKLNLDDGELIIEGTILSLTYTSKEDMKGRGKGLLSKMFK
- a CDS encoding RNA-binding S4 domain-containing protein: MRLDKYLKVSRLIKRRTVAKEACDEGRVLVNGKIAKAGTEVKVGDVIEIQLGSRTVKAMVTQLHEHALKEDAAEMYKLL
- the yabQ gene encoding spore cortex biosynthesis protein YabQ, producing the protein MDSAISNQVLVFLICMYGGIFLGLFYDIYRIFRRIFRPKKKATYIEDALFWLICSLFVFSVIFLANYAELRFYTFLGFISGFYIYMKLFSFVFIRITIKTLRCIKRSMVGLFSFISSPFLLAYNIVARQINGVKNLLNFRKK
- a CDS encoding TRM11 family SAM-dependent methyltransferase; the encoded protein is MEKYLILMHPYHNQVYYNTSKKLALLEFEAAAYRMSRTCENIALENIHGIDYVTFNVDSLPSQDLKLISRLSFVYALFKQEEYGGKTCLVPMTKDYGQYLEDDIVNILKYSGKTNEYFTKLMINLAVFASDFYGQDRINLLDPVCGKGTSLFQGLIFGYNVSGVEIDKKLVDQGLAFLIKYLENKRFKHKVSKSKMSSEGTKICDITCINLAKTKEEYKNNNMLEVNMVRGDTVNTDKYFKKNYFHVIVADLPYGIQHGSNTGTGSFTRNPELLLQKALPAWTSVLKKGGSLVLSWNTFLLKRQNLHQLLEQAGLAVLEKETYNQFEHRVDQAIMRDIIVARKN
- the yabN gene encoding bifunctional methyltransferase/pyrophosphohydrolase YabN, translated to MRIDVIGLGPGSDGLITRQTENILRGADEIYLRTKIHPSVKWLDENGIKYQSFDYIYEESRSFDEVYIKIAEFLIGRVLEGGKVVYAVPGHPLIAERSVDNLMRLAQEKGIDVFVYSAVSFIDAVLASIKYDPINGLKILDGLSLDRQVPDRACGNIITQVYDNLVASEIKLKLMKIYQPEQDIVFIRSAGIPHEEVVRKIKLYQLDMQKDIDHLTCVYIPPASNSTYDFGDLIKIMEKLRSDSGCPWDKEQTHETLRQYLIEECYEVIEAINKKDPAKLQEELGDVLFQVVFHSRIAEESGLFNINDVIDGVCSKMILRHPHIFSNIKVKSTDEVLNNWDAIKKDEKGYTSITEVLRDIPKELPALMRSYKVQHKAAKVGFDWDDVDKALDKLYEEIEELKEVYKSGNREKIQEEMGDVLFACVNVSRFLKVEPELALASTIEKFIERFSYIETKAVEMGKMMQDMSLSEMDELWNEAKTNNFHKNNEK
- a CDS encoding DUF7922 domain-containing protein, with the translated sequence MLLRRFFVTLKPDDDKYSIEGEKPDGFFKFERFGNRCRVTINVTGLKQPEDFSYKGMLIGFKNNEPVMFDMGVLKIDDMGRCISQWLFDPENIEGKGIRLEDLKVCAVVVDNLNGQLITPLVGLLDGDYADWKKMIKHDKNISIDESKSSENLVPELPNIDIGEDSDSQLEQKLEQNGAYVENLDHDEGESGYDHAEPQEDKEDKTDQSSEKNISEQNNISEKNIGESEAENLIGLLELKDQGVPGESQYVRNLKKYIGDIIGHLQEVQPFEEKMEGYKWWKIENGYAFNKDHYLMGLVFEQNKVKYIVYAMPGKFNMFDQPYGGLTGFVCWRPARGQQFEYDADGYWLMHIDALTGQIVMPLKPTPPPLFKGYD
- a CDS encoding FtsB family cell division protein; amino-acid sequence: MNKRKLVIFAITVYTSVTLIQQQYTIIRLHKEQRDLNKRIEMAKKENERLQKEIKYSKTLDFVRKIASDELGLVKKGQTVYVDINGK
- a CDS encoding HU family DNA-binding protein yields the protein MNKADIVSSMAEKSGLTKKDAEKALDAFIESVIETLEKGDKVQLVGFGTFEVRERAERKGINPQTKEEIIIPASKAPVFKAGKLLKERVK
- a CDS encoding ABC transporter ATP-binding protein, with product MRYLLRLVRYARPYWKYLIIAVISTFSITGLNLIGPWLIRDLIGVVTNLNRYTNAKELIVRLSIILTLTYIARTVFQFLSSYLSHYGAWQLVAYMRVLVYEKLQKLSLRYYHDKQTGQLMSRVINDTATFEMLIAHALPDLFTNALILLGVTIILFIMNPILAFLSLVPIPFLVYGGAVFTKRILPSFRFAQRALADLNADLQDNLSGIREIQAFNQQEREIGKIKNRAYEHATALIGALKLSAIFHPVLNFFSSIGTVIVVSLGGIMAIKGKLPVEDIVGFILYLSMFYQPITALGQVLENLQQALAGAERVFEVLDTEPDVKEKEHAIDLKNIKGKITFEHVNFSYNNEKPVLEDISFTINPGQMVAFVGPTGVGKTTIMSLINRFYDVDSGSIKIDDIDIREVSLRSLRNNISMVLQDVFLFNGTIAENIAYGNEKATMDDIINAAKIACAHDFIMQMPDGYNTYIGERGIKLSGGQKQRISIARAVLKNSPILILDEATSSVDAETEREIQNAINNLAGSRTILIIAHRLSTVKKADNIIVLKDGRIVEQGKHEDLIKRKGLYHYLCSMQFLTQEENIKLA
- a CDS encoding S1 domain-containing RNA-binding protein translates to MPVEVGKVVDGTVLNITSFGAFVQLPEGETGLVHISEVADKYVKDVRDYLKEKDKVKVKILSVSPDGKISLSIKKANAELKKSSRPLDLEWNRNKSSSNMSFEDRLAKFLKDSDERQQQLKKNLDTRRRSGGGYNRGKTNKMIEK
- a CDS encoding Ppx/GppA phosphatase family protein, with translation MRFGCIDIGTNSVRLLIADADKNGITKIYKGIKTTRLGTGVDITSTLKIDAICRTVDAVTNFVDIARSFHCDKIIAIGTSAVRDALNKEVLLQEIYQKTGVRVDVISGKKEAELAFKGVAGGIKSCEGKSILIVDIGGGSTEFTYGEKNKIKERYSLNIGAVRLTERYLNESLYDKSHMQKLSEDIEMNLMLLHRLKEIILSRGKRIVAVGVGGTITSLAAIDQNLDVYDSEKVHSYVLTYHRVYSILNVLSGMSSDERKRVKGLMPERADIIVAGVMILTKVMEYFELEEISVSEWDNLEGLIFENIP